The DNA window ACCCCGGATGGGCCCCAGGGTTTATTTTGGGCCCTGGCAATATTTTGCGTTTATAAGGCCGTTGGTTCCAGCAGGCGCTATTGGTGGTATCTGACGGGCCTTTCCTTCGGGCTTGGTCTGTTCTCCAAATACACCATGGTCCTCCTGGCGCCGTGTATCTTGGGTTTCTTGTTTTCTTCCAAGGAAGGAAGAGAGTGGCTCTGGCGCAAAGATCCTTACCTGGCGCTGCTGCTCGGACTGTTGGTATTCTCCCCGGTTATTTTTTGGAATGCCCAACATGATTGGGTTTCCTTTCGTTTCCAGATCTCCCATGGGTTGGAAATAAAAAAAATCGCCGGGCTAAAATATTTCGGGGAATATTGGGCCGGGCAAGCCGGGTTGGTATCGCCGCTGATGTTCCTGGCGGTGATCTGGGCAATGGCTAAGAGCGGGATCGAAGGGTTTCGGCAGCAGAAAAAGAATCTTCTTTTACTCTTCTGGACATCTGCCCCGATTCTGCTGTTCTTTGCCGTCACGAGCCTTGGATCAAAAGTGGAGGCCAACTGGCCGGCCCTGGCGTACTTTTCCGCTGTTATCGCTTTGGCTGGAATTGTTAGCGAGGAGTGGCCGAAATGGAGAAAAGCCCAAAAAGGGTTTGCTTGGGCAGCAGGTTTGACCGCTTTGCTGTTTACATTTTTGGCCCACCTCCAACCCATTTATCCTGTAGTCCCCATCAAGGCCAAGAAGGACCCTACGAGCCAGCTTTATGGATGGCGCATTCTTGGAGAAAGGATCAAAGAGATAGCCCGATCGATGGAACGAGAAAGAGATATTTTTCTCCTGGCCCCGCGGTACCAATTAGGGGGCGAGGGGATGTTCTATACCCAGGGGAAATATCGCGTCTACCTATGGGACAATCCCCAGCGAATCAACAGTCTTTCAAGGGTCAATGCACCACCCGTCGGCAGCCAGGCGATCTTTTTTACTGAGGGGGAAAACGAGCTACCCCAAGGTCTGGAATCACTTTTTGATTCCTGTGAAAAATTAGAACCTCTAATTGTCCGGCGCAATTCTTCTCCGATCCGGACTCACCCGATCTGGAAATGCACAGGCTTTAAGGGCCTGCAAGGCAAAAGACCCTAAATTTTTTTCCACAGAGAACACAGAGAGCACAGAGAGCACAGAGATAAAATAAAATCCAACAATCAAAATACGGAATGGAAATAAAATATTTACCGGTTTGATCATAAGAAAAAATCCGGTTTGCAATTTTTGATACTTCAGTGTCCTTATGGGCAATGCAGAATTTGTTATATTTCATTTAATCCTATGTGGTCTCTGTGACCTCTGTGGCAAGTAGATATAAAAGATGAGCCGTTCTCTTACTGTGGAAATTGAAAAGATGGTTTATGGCGGCCGAGGGATGGGGCGGGTTAACGGGAAAGTGGTCTTCGTCCCTTTCACGGCCCCGGGGGAAAAGGTGCAGGTGGAGGTGGTACGGGAGAGAAAAGATTATATCGAAGCAGTCCTGAAGAATATTGAGCGAAATTCTCCTTTGCGCGTAAAGCCTTTCTGCGACCTCTTTGGAAAATGCGGTGGCTGCCAATACCAACACCTTCCTTACCCGGAACAATTGAAACTGAAAGAAGAAACATTGAAAGATACGCTACACCGTCTGATCCGGAAAGGGACTTTTGAAGTACTTACAGTCATCCCCTCCCCTCAGGATCGAAGGTACCGCATTCGAGCGCAGCTTAAAGTAGGGATGAGCGCAGGAAGAGCAGTCCTTGGTTTCTATGCTTGGAGGACCCACCGGGTAGTGGAAGTTCAGGAATGTCCTCTCCTTCATCCTTTGGTCAACGGGATTCTCGAAGGACTGCGT is part of the Deltaproteobacteria bacterium genome and encodes:
- a CDS encoding glycosyltransferase family 39 protein is translated as MPETIARSDSEKKYQKAFFILLIATTIFRLFYIQWVELAPDEAYYYTWSRNLQWGYYDHPPMVGFLIRGFTAIGGQGEFGVRLGWVFIGALLTVLLYRMGTKMFGNERAGFYSALLMNFSLLASTGAVIVTPDGPQGLFWALAIFCVYKAVGSSRRYWWYLTGLSFGLGLFSKYTMVLLAPCILGFLFSSKEGREWLWRKDPYLALLLGLLVFSPVIFWNAQHDWVSFRFQISHGLEIKKIAGLKYFGEYWAGQAGLVSPLMFLAVIWAMAKSGIEGFRQQKKNLLLLFWTSAPILLFFAVTSLGSKVEANWPALAYFSAVIALAGIVSEEWPKWRKAQKGFAWAAGLTALLFTFLAHLQPIYPVVPIKAKKDPTSQLYGWRILGERIKEIARSMERERDIFLLAPRYQLGGEGMFYTQGKYRVYLWDNPQRINSLSRVNAPPVGSQAIFFTEGENELPQGLESLFDSCEKLEPLIVRRNSSPIRTHPIWKCTGFKGLQGKRP